Proteins encoded together in one Lagopus muta isolate bLagMut1 chromosome 3, bLagMut1 primary, whole genome shotgun sequence window:
- the ERICH5 gene encoding glutamate-rich protein 5 produces MGCSSSARSRPQEPPSSSGAPTRASSGENSPIADDYQTVADQTQLDAVEGVSLASEELKLGDHLPGEEATAVTPALEPKIDLVPEREEPEGTEPPRVAPEQSSELPSVWREESSGTSPPALRDGGGPPAPRPAGDSALVESTDSFVVETIKNVHIAEEDHFIEGETGEQVETELLSQIVSGGPETKEEETGEVDGAAATEIETTGNKD; encoded by the exons ATGGGCTGCTCCAGCAGCGCCCGCAGCCGCCCCCAGgagccccccagcagcagcgGGGCGCCGACGAggg CATCATCGGGGGAGAACTCCCCGATTGCTGATGATTACCAGACCGTAGCTGACCAAACACAGCTGGATGCAGTGGAGGGTGTGAGCCTGGCCTCTGAGGAGCTGAAATTGGGCGACCACCTGCCAGGGGAAGAGGCCACAGCCGTGACTCCCGCCTTGGAGCCAAAGATTGACTTGGTCCCTGAGAGAGAGGAGCCGGAGGGTACTGAGCCGCCGCGTGTAGCAccggagcagagctcagagctgccatCTGTGTGGCGAGAGGAAAGCAGCGGGACTTCACCGCCAGCACTGAGGGACGGTGGTGGGCCACCAGCACCACGACCGGCAGGTGACAGTGCGCTGGTGGAAAGCACTGACAGCTTTGTGGTGGAAACCATCAAGAATGTGCATATTGCTGAAGAGGACCACTTCATTGAGG GTGAGACGGGAGAACAGGTGGAAACTGAGCTGCTCAGTCAGATAGTAAGTGGAGGgcctgaaacaaaagaagaggaaacagGAGAAGTGGATGGCGCAGCAGCGACAGAGATAG AGACAACTGGTAACAAAGACTAG
- the RPL30 gene encoding 60S ribosomal protein L30: MVAAKKTKKSLESINSRLQLVMKSGKYVLGYKQTLKMIRQGKAKLVILANNCPALRKSEIEYYAMLAKTGVHHYSGNNIELGTACGKYYRVCTLAIIDPGDSDIIRSMPEQTSEK; this comes from the exons ATGGTGGCCGCAAAGAAGACG aaaaagtCCCTGGAGTCCATAAACTCCAGGCTTCAGCTGGTGATGAAAAGTGGTAAATATGTGCTAGGATACAAACAGACTCTGAAGATGATTCGTCAAGGCAAAGCCAAGTTGGTCATCCTAGCCAACAACTGTCCTGCTTTGAG AAAATCGGAGATTGAATACTACGCCATGCTTGCAAAGACTGGTGTCCATCATTACAGTGGCAACAACATTGAATTGGGCACAGCATGTGGAAAATACTACAGAGTGTGCACGCTGGCTATTATTGACCCAG gtGACTCTGACATCATTAGAAGCATGCCAGAACAAACCAGTGAGAAGTAA
- the RIDA gene encoding 2-iminobutanoate/2-iminopropanoate deaminase, translating to MASVVRKIISTAKAPMPVGAYSQAVIVDRTMYIAGQIGIEPSSGQLVSGGVREEAKQVFKNLGEILKAAGCDFSNVVKTTVLMADIKDFGDMNDIYGQYFKSNCPARVSFQVAALPKGAQIEIEAIAIQGPIQDVSASL from the exons ATGGCTTCTGTGGTGAGGAAAATCATCAGCACCGCTAAGGCTCCCATGCCGGTGGGTGCCTACAG ccaaGCAGTGATTGTAGACCGGACCATGTACATTGCAGGACAGATAGGTATAGAACCTTCCAGCGGGCAGCTTGTCTCTGGAGGTGTAAGGGAAGAAGCTAAGCAG GTGTTTAAAAATTTGGGGGAAATCCTGAAAGCTGCAGGCTGTGACTTCAGCAACG TTGTGAAGACCACGGTTTTGATGGCAGACATAAAGGACTTCGGTGACATGAATGATATTTACGGTCAAT ATTTCAAATCAAACTGCCCAGCCAGAGTATCCTTTCAGGTTGCTGCTTTGCCAAAA GGTGCCCAGATTGAGATTGAAGCTATTGCCATTCAAGGACCCATCCAGGATGTTTCAGCCTCTCTCTAA